One stretch of Jiangella gansuensis DSM 44835 DNA includes these proteins:
- a CDS encoding VOC family protein: MTSRISHTSIDCANAYRLSEWWKQVLGYVDIADDPNEPGHDECMIQSPDGSHHVLFIEVPEGKTVKNRLHFDLRPTDRTRDEEIERLRGIGATDVADHRGKYGPGTGWLTMADPEGNEFCVLRSDAELAAARRP, encoded by the coding sequence ATGACGTCCCGCATCTCGCACACGAGCATCGACTGCGCCAACGCCTACCGACTGTCGGAGTGGTGGAAGCAGGTGCTCGGCTACGTCGACATCGCCGACGACCCCAACGAGCCCGGCCACGACGAGTGCATGATCCAGTCGCCCGACGGCAGCCACCACGTCCTGTTCATCGAGGTACCGGAGGGCAAGACGGTCAAGAACCGGCTGCACTTCGACCTGCGCCCCACGGACCGCACCCGGGACGAGGAGATCGAGCGGCTGCGCGGCATCGGTGCCACCGACGTCGCCGACCACCGCGGCAAGTACGGCCCCGGCACCGGATGGCTCACCATGGCCGACCCGGAGGGCAACGAGTTCTGCGTGCTGCGCAGCGACGCCGAGCTCGCGGCTGCCCGTCGTCCATGA
- a CDS encoding TIM-barrel domain-containing protein, translated as MIRHRPYGSEHPYAVTGDQRVPADPIDGETCELRVRAAPSVVSVVCEWDDGSGSTVAWPLLAPSSSGGPDDEGGDGGHLAAAQARSLADRSFWSVRTPVLAAGTRYRYRFVATTTDGGTRRTRWYEVSAGAWATSGGELRLDGDDARLVPGSVRWLVAPEGPRRVRFALRLAADDRVVGFGERYDHVDQRGRTLDAVVFEQYKAQGVHGRTYLPMPFALVVGTGSGWGFHVRTARRTWYDVGASAPDQLVVEADLDGDDELAVRLYEGAPAAVLDAFLADVGRPEQLPDWVFRLWASGNEWNTQARVMAEIDAHREHDVPVGALVIEAWSDESTFTAFRDAQYPVHDDGAPHRLADFTFPPDGAWPDPKGMVDDLHARDVKVLLWQIPLLKTRPHPTGQQAADVRAAVDHGFVVTEADGRPYRNRGWWFPLALMPDLAADKARAWWTEKRRYLVEEVGIDGFKTDGGEHAWGHDLRHSGGAVRGSAGNNLFPVEYARAYGDLLRSAGKAPVTFSRAGFTGSQAHGAFWAGDEDSTWDGFRAAIVAGVTAGACGIVYWGWDLAGFSGDVPDPELYLRAAAASAFMPIMQYHSEFNHHRQPLRDRTPWNVADRTGDDRVVPVFRRFAHLRDRLVGYLSSSAAAAVAGGAPLMRGLFFDHADDAEAWAHASTQFKLGDDLLVAPVLTPGASTWDVYLPAGDWVDAWTGQQVAGGQVVSRPVPIDEIPVYCRTSAWPHLREVFAGLP; from the coding sequence ATGATCCGGCACCGGCCCTACGGCTCCGAGCACCCCTACGCGGTCACCGGCGACCAGCGTGTCCCGGCCGACCCGATCGACGGGGAGACGTGTGAGCTGCGCGTCCGGGCCGCTCCGAGCGTCGTGTCCGTCGTCTGCGAATGGGACGACGGATCGGGCAGTACCGTCGCGTGGCCGCTGCTGGCGCCGTCGTCGTCGGGCGGCCCGGATGACGAGGGCGGCGACGGTGGGCACCTGGCCGCCGCCCAGGCTCGCTCGCTGGCCGACCGCAGCTTCTGGTCGGTACGTACGCCGGTGCTGGCCGCGGGCACGCGCTATCGGTACCGCTTCGTGGCGACGACGACGGACGGAGGCACCCGGCGGACCCGCTGGTACGAGGTGTCGGCGGGCGCGTGGGCCACGTCCGGCGGCGAACTGAGGCTGGACGGCGACGACGCTCGCCTGGTACCCGGCAGCGTGCGCTGGCTGGTCGCGCCGGAGGGACCGCGCCGGGTCCGGTTCGCGCTGCGGCTGGCCGCGGACGACCGCGTCGTCGGCTTCGGCGAACGGTACGACCACGTCGACCAGCGCGGCCGCACCCTCGACGCCGTCGTCTTCGAACAGTACAAGGCCCAGGGCGTACACGGCCGCACCTACCTGCCGATGCCGTTCGCGCTCGTGGTCGGCACCGGGTCCGGCTGGGGATTTCACGTCCGCACCGCCCGGCGCACCTGGTACGACGTGGGGGCCTCGGCGCCGGACCAGCTCGTCGTCGAGGCCGACCTGGACGGTGACGACGAGCTCGCGGTGCGGCTGTACGAGGGAGCGCCGGCCGCCGTGCTCGACGCGTTCCTGGCCGACGTAGGGCGCCCGGAGCAGCTGCCGGACTGGGTCTTCCGGCTGTGGGCCAGCGGCAACGAATGGAACACGCAGGCCCGGGTGATGGCGGAGATCGACGCCCACCGCGAGCACGACGTCCCCGTCGGCGCGTTGGTCATCGAGGCGTGGAGTGACGAGTCGACCTTCACGGCGTTCCGCGACGCGCAGTACCCCGTGCACGACGACGGCGCACCGCACCGGCTGGCCGACTTCACCTTCCCGCCCGACGGCGCCTGGCCGGACCCGAAGGGCATGGTCGACGACCTGCACGCCCGTGACGTCAAGGTGCTGCTCTGGCAGATCCCGCTGCTCAAGACACGCCCGCACCCCACCGGCCAACAGGCGGCCGACGTCCGCGCGGCCGTAGACCACGGGTTCGTGGTGACCGAGGCGGACGGCCGGCCGTACCGCAACCGCGGCTGGTGGTTCCCGCTCGCCCTGATGCCTGACCTGGCGGCGGACAAGGCCCGGGCGTGGTGGACGGAGAAGCGTCGCTACCTGGTCGAGGAGGTCGGCATCGACGGCTTCAAGACCGACGGCGGCGAGCACGCCTGGGGCCACGACCTGCGGCATTCTGGCGGAGCCGTCCGCGGCAGCGCGGGCAACAACCTGTTCCCCGTCGAGTACGCGCGAGCGTACGGCGACCTGCTCCGCTCGGCCGGCAAGGCGCCGGTGACGTTCAGTCGGGCCGGCTTCACCGGGTCACAGGCGCACGGCGCGTTCTGGGCCGGCGACGAGGACTCCACCTGGGACGGTTTCCGCGCCGCGATCGTCGCCGGTGTGACGGCGGGGGCCTGCGGCATCGTCTACTGGGGCTGGGACCTGGCCGGGTTCTCCGGCGACGTACCGGACCCCGAGCTGTACCTGCGCGCGGCCGCGGCGTCGGCATTCATGCCGATCATGCAGTACCACTCCGAGTTCAACCACCACCGGCAGCCGCTGCGCGACCGCACGCCGTGGAACGTCGCCGACCGTACCGGTGACGACCGCGTGGTGCCGGTGTTCCGGCGGTTCGCGCACCTGCGGGATCGGCTGGTGGGCTACCTGTCGTCGTCGGCCGCTGCCGCCGTGGCCGGCGGGGCGCCGCTGATGCGTGGGCTGTTCTTCGACCACGCGGACGACGCAGAGGCGTGGGCGCATGCGTCGACGCAGTTCAAGCTCGGCGACGACCTCTTGGTGGCGCCGGTGCTGACGCCAGGAGCCTCGACCTGGGACGTGTACCTGCCCGCCGGTGACTGGGTTGACGCATGGACCGGGCAACAGGTGGCCGGCGGCCAGGTGGTGTCGCGGCCGGTGCCGATCGACGAGATCCCGGTGTACTGCCGAACGTCGGCGTGGCCGCACCTGCGCGAGGTGTTCGCCGGCCTGCCGTGA
- a CDS encoding glycoside hydrolase family 15 protein: MTTHPDLGELVALAEASHRVIATHQAPSGAYPASPTFSAYRGYSWFRDGAFIAEGVSRYGDAAGAAAFHRWCARVLTARAGQVDTLVARAARGEHIPVADLLPTRYTVDGAVGNDPWWDFQLDGYGTWLWALAAHTDRHGAVDGDAVGPGVATAVRYLTTFWARPCYDWWEEHVDHRHVSTLGAIRAGLAAATTHPALAAALTPAERETATEAVAAIDALVLAEGVAEAGHLSKWLGADDVDASLLACVVPFGLVDGDSEIGRATVSAVADRLSVDGGVHRYAADTFYGGGQWPLLTAFLGWNHAAAGRTDEAWASLRWIAAQATPAGDLPEQVGHHLLAPQREQEWIERWGTVATPLLWSHGMYLILACELGVPGRTA; this comes from the coding sequence ATGACCACCCACCCCGATCTCGGCGAGTTGGTCGCACTCGCCGAGGCCAGCCACCGGGTCATCGCCACCCACCAGGCGCCGTCCGGCGCCTACCCGGCCAGCCCGACGTTCAGCGCCTACCGCGGCTACAGCTGGTTCCGTGACGGCGCCTTCATCGCCGAGGGCGTCAGCCGGTACGGGGACGCCGCCGGCGCGGCCGCGTTCCACCGGTGGTGCGCGCGGGTGCTCACGGCTCGCGCCGGCCAGGTGGACACGCTGGTCGCCCGGGCTGCACGCGGCGAGCACATCCCCGTCGCCGACCTGCTGCCGACCAGGTACACCGTCGACGGCGCCGTCGGCAACGACCCGTGGTGGGACTTCCAGCTCGACGGCTACGGCACCTGGCTGTGGGCGCTCGCCGCGCACACGGACCGGCACGGCGCCGTCGACGGGGACGCGGTCGGCCCCGGCGTGGCGACCGCGGTGCGCTACCTGACGACGTTCTGGGCCCGGCCCTGCTACGACTGGTGGGAGGAGCACGTCGACCACCGGCACGTGTCCACGCTCGGGGCGATCCGGGCCGGGCTCGCCGCCGCCACGACGCACCCGGCGCTGGCCGCAGCGCTGACGCCGGCCGAACGGGAGACGGCGACGGAGGCCGTCGCGGCCATCGATGCGCTGGTCCTCGCCGAGGGCGTCGCCGAGGCCGGGCACCTGTCCAAGTGGCTGGGCGCCGACGACGTGGACGCGAGCCTGCTGGCCTGTGTCGTCCCGTTCGGCCTGGTGGACGGCGACAGCGAGATCGGGCGCGCGACGGTGAGTGCCGTCGCCGACCGGCTCAGCGTCGACGGCGGCGTGCACCGCTACGCCGCCGACACGTTCTACGGCGGTGGGCAGTGGCCGCTGCTGACGGCTTTCCTCGGCTGGAACCACGCAGCCGCCGGCCGTACCGACGAGGCGTGGGCCAGCCTGCGCTGGATCGCCGCCCAGGCCACGCCCGCCGGCGACCTGCCGGAGCAAGTAGGTCACCACCTGCTGGCACCGCAGCGCGAACAGGAGTGGATCGAGCGCTGGGGCACCGTCGCCACGCCACTGTTGTGGTCGCACGGCATGTACCTCATCCTCGCGTGCGAGCTCGGCGTCCCGGGGAGGACAGCATGA
- a CDS encoding ABC transporter substrate-binding protein yields the protein MAHPLRLGALVAGAAILTLSACSQGSATRSDTGEDGQVVVRYMEFSSSGGNESNLEAIVAAFEEENPDIDVQVETTPYADYFTKLQTAVAGGTEADAFELNYENFVTYAESGALAELDVDGGAYTPSLLEAFQHDGAQLGLPESFSDVVLFYNKDLFAAAGVPEPTADWTWEDERAAAQQLTDAAAGVWGDYQPATFHEFYKVLAQAGGQFLNEDGTATAFNSPEGVAAATWLTEKSGTVMPTEAEGAGTPDFDSTLFREGKLAMWHSGIWMFGPLADVPFEWDVVVEPGDATKASAMFTNGVVVSANSEHPDEAQAWLEFLTASDTTVETRLNAGWELPPIDDDEKLAPYLEQSPPANRQAVFDALDETVLPPVIVRQQEMQDAVTEELGNAAAGRKSVEQAVADAAARVDELLG from the coding sequence ATGGCTCACCCGCTCCGGCTCGGCGCACTCGTCGCCGGCGCCGCCATCCTGACCCTGTCGGCCTGTTCACAGGGCTCGGCCACCCGTTCTGACACGGGCGAGGACGGCCAGGTCGTCGTCCGCTACATGGAGTTCTCCTCCAGCGGCGGCAACGAGTCCAACCTCGAGGCGATTGTCGCGGCGTTCGAGGAGGAGAACCCGGACATCGACGTGCAGGTCGAGACCACGCCGTACGCCGACTACTTCACCAAGCTGCAGACGGCCGTCGCCGGCGGCACCGAGGCCGACGCGTTCGAGCTGAACTACGAGAACTTCGTCACCTACGCCGAGAGCGGTGCGCTGGCGGAGCTCGATGTCGACGGCGGCGCGTATACACCGTCGCTGCTGGAGGCGTTCCAGCACGACGGTGCGCAGCTCGGCCTGCCGGAGTCGTTCTCCGACGTCGTGCTGTTCTACAACAAGGACCTGTTCGCTGCGGCCGGCGTGCCGGAGCCGACCGCGGACTGGACGTGGGAGGACGAGCGGGCGGCGGCGCAGCAACTCACCGATGCCGCGGCGGGTGTCTGGGGCGACTACCAGCCGGCCACGTTCCACGAGTTCTACAAGGTGCTCGCGCAGGCCGGCGGCCAGTTCCTGAACGAGGACGGCACCGCCACCGCGTTCAACAGCCCGGAGGGTGTCGCGGCGGCCACCTGGCTGACCGAGAAATCCGGCACCGTCATGCCGACCGAGGCCGAAGGCGCCGGCACCCCGGACTTCGACTCCACCCTGTTCCGCGAGGGCAAGCTCGCCATGTGGCACAGCGGCATCTGGATGTTCGGCCCGTTGGCCGACGTGCCGTTCGAATGGGACGTCGTCGTCGAGCCCGGCGACGCGACGAAGGCCAGCGCGATGTTCACCAACGGCGTCGTGGTCAGCGCGAACAGTGAACACCCCGACGAGGCGCAGGCGTGGCTGGAGTTCCTCACCGCGTCCGACACCACGGTCGAGACCCGGCTGAACGCCGGCTGGGAACTGCCGCCGATCGACGACGACGAGAAGCTCGCGCCCTACCTGGAGCAGAGCCCGCCCGCGAACCGGCAGGCGGTGTTCGACGCGCTGGACGAGACGGTGCTGCCGCCGGTCATCGTCCGGCAGCAGGAGATGCAGGACGCCGTCACCGAGGAACTCGGCAACGCCGCGGCCGGCCGCAAGAGCGTCGAGCAGGCCGTTGCCGACGCCGCCGCCCGCGTCGACGAGCTGCTCGGCTGA
- a CDS encoding carbohydrate ABC transporter permease, whose amino-acid sequence MRRAALYTGVALGALVMLFPFAWTVITSVTPGAGLGTPDLIPDDPGLDAYRTLLDAMPFWRILANSLWIAVASTLLQLITSAMAAYAFARLDFPGRNALFLVYLATLMVPMQVLVVPLFIEMRALNLVDTYAALLAPSIASAFGVFLLRQAVAQVPIELDEAATIDGAGHLRIFASVVWPLIRPALATFAVLAFMSSWNSFLWPLVVIRSPELMTLPLGLSTLHGQFTTEWDVVMAGSVVSIVPIAVLYLAAQKYVIQGVARSGLK is encoded by the coding sequence ATGCGTAGGGCCGCGCTCTACACCGGCGTCGCGCTCGGCGCGCTGGTCATGCTGTTCCCGTTCGCCTGGACGGTGATCACCTCCGTCACGCCGGGCGCCGGCCTGGGCACCCCGGACCTCATCCCCGACGACCCCGGGCTGGACGCGTACCGCACGCTGCTGGACGCGATGCCGTTCTGGCGCATCCTGGCCAACAGCCTCTGGATCGCCGTCGCGTCCACGCTGCTGCAGCTGATCACCAGCGCGATGGCGGCGTACGCGTTCGCCCGCCTCGACTTTCCCGGCCGCAACGCGCTGTTCCTCGTCTATCTCGCGACGCTCATGGTGCCCATGCAGGTGCTGGTGGTGCCGCTGTTCATCGAGATGCGAGCGCTGAACCTGGTGGACACGTACGCCGCGTTGCTCGCACCGAGCATCGCTTCGGCGTTCGGGGTGTTCCTGCTGCGCCAGGCGGTCGCCCAGGTGCCCATCGAGCTGGACGAGGCGGCCACCATCGACGGTGCCGGCCACCTTCGCATCTTCGCCTCCGTCGTGTGGCCGCTGATCCGCCCGGCGCTGGCGACGTTCGCGGTACTGGCGTTCATGTCCAGCTGGAACAGCTTCCTCTGGCCGCTCGTGGTCATCCGGTCCCCGGAGCTGATGACCCTGCCGCTCGGCCTGAGCACCCTGCACGGCCAGTTCACCACCGAGTGGGACGTGGTGATGGCCGGCTCCGTCGTCAGCATCGTCCCGATCGCCGTGCTCTACCTCGCGGCACAGAAGTACGTCATCCAGGGCGTCGCCCGCTCCGGGCTCAAGTGA
- a CDS encoding carbohydrate ABC transporter permease, producing the protein MSATTTAAKTSGSTTPPRVPRRRTTLRYGGNRLKYAGIVALFLAPSLVPLVLFTLVPMVSSFWVALHDWNLITPMKFVGLANFRELLADGDTWAAFGHTLGYIAGYLPLVYAGGLAAALALNTALRGRNVFRAAYFLPVVTSWVVVALLWRWLLSPANGLVNHLLGLVGIEGPGWWTDPAWAMPSVIIASAWKDLGFVMVILLAGLQAIPGELYDAAKVDGTSAWQRFRYVTLPLLSPSTFFVVVISLINGFQVFDQVFVMTGGGPAGSTEVVVQQIYDLTFRYGRAGDASALSWLLFVVVLIVTIVQVRGQRRWVTYA; encoded by the coding sequence ATGAGCGCGACCACGACGGCCGCGAAGACATCCGGCAGCACGACGCCCCCCAGGGTGCCGCGCCGGCGCACCACCCTGCGCTACGGCGGCAACCGCCTGAAGTACGCCGGCATCGTCGCGCTGTTCCTCGCGCCCAGCCTGGTGCCGCTGGTGCTGTTCACGCTGGTGCCGATGGTCAGCTCGTTCTGGGTCGCGCTGCACGACTGGAACCTCATCACCCCGATGAAGTTCGTGGGCCTGGCCAACTTCCGCGAGCTGCTCGCCGACGGCGACACGTGGGCGGCGTTCGGCCACACGCTCGGGTACATCGCCGGCTACCTGCCGCTGGTGTACGCCGGCGGGCTGGCCGCGGCGCTCGCCCTCAACACCGCGCTGCGCGGCCGCAACGTCTTCCGGGCCGCGTACTTCCTGCCGGTGGTGACCAGCTGGGTCGTGGTCGCGCTGCTCTGGCGCTGGCTGCTGAGCCCGGCGAACGGCCTGGTCAACCACCTGCTCGGCCTGGTCGGCATCGAGGGTCCGGGCTGGTGGACCGACCCGGCCTGGGCGATGCCGTCGGTCATCATCGCGTCGGCCTGGAAGGACCTCGGCTTCGTCATGGTCATCCTGCTGGCCGGGCTCCAGGCGATTCCTGGTGAGCTGTACGACGCGGCCAAGGTGGACGGCACGAGCGCGTGGCAGCGGTTCCGCTATGTCACGCTGCCGCTGCTGTCGCCGTCGACGTTCTTCGTCGTCGTCATCTCGCTCATCAACGGCTTCCAGGTGTTCGATCAGGTCTTCGTGATGACCGGCGGCGGACCGGCCGGGTCCACCGAGGTCGTCGTGCAGCAGATCTACGACCTCACGTTCCGCTACGGACGCGCCGGCGACGCCTCGGCGCTGTCGTGGCTGCTGTTCGTGGTGGTGCTGATCGTGACGATCGTCCAGGTCCGGGGCCAGCGGCGGTGGGTGACCTATGCGTAG
- a CDS encoding ROK family transcriptional regulator encodes MPVPRSDLTRSAVLAALGTSGPLSRTDIARAVGVSPATVTQVVKDLIARGMVAEVQHRPSRGGRPAVLLGLVGEAGRALGAKVAADHVAVVDVGLDGAVRQSWEWPFDAVAADAPDRLADLLRPLTEPDRESAPILGFGICVPGAVDDQDTGVVDAPTLGWRNLALGARLRAALPVPVLVENDVNALAVAERLYGRGRAHRNFLVVTIGRGVGAGLVVDGTIHRGTSGGAGEFGHFPVRPDGPRCSCGNTGCLEAAVGQQALLTDAVAAGLVGTDAKPADLQHLADTGSTGAQRVFADAGTIFGRAVAGLINVMDPETVIVLGEGTRGWQHWRPGFEPSLRSHLMPTRRAVPVAVEAWDDSSWALGAAALVLATPSGATGATGDQGDLVRARLDGVLARELS; translated from the coding sequence ATGCCCGTGCCCCGCAGCGACCTCACCCGCTCGGCCGTTCTCGCCGCGCTGGGGACATCCGGCCCGCTGAGCAGGACTGACATCGCCCGTGCGGTCGGGGTCAGCCCGGCGACGGTGACGCAGGTCGTCAAGGATCTGATCGCCCGCGGCATGGTGGCCGAGGTCCAGCACCGGCCGTCGCGTGGCGGCCGCCCGGCTGTGCTGCTGGGCCTGGTCGGCGAGGCCGGCCGGGCCCTGGGCGCCAAGGTGGCGGCCGACCACGTCGCGGTGGTGGACGTCGGACTGGACGGCGCGGTCCGGCAGAGCTGGGAATGGCCGTTCGACGCGGTGGCCGCGGACGCACCGGACCGGCTGGCGGACCTGCTGCGGCCGCTGACGGAGCCCGACCGCGAGAGTGCGCCCATCCTGGGCTTCGGCATCTGCGTGCCCGGCGCCGTCGACGACCAGGACACCGGTGTCGTCGACGCTCCCACGCTCGGCTGGCGCAACCTGGCCCTGGGTGCTCGCCTGCGGGCGGCCCTGCCAGTGCCTGTGCTGGTGGAGAACGACGTCAACGCGCTCGCGGTGGCCGAGCGGTTGTACGGCCGCGGTCGCGCGCACCGGAACTTCCTCGTGGTCACCATCGGCCGCGGTGTCGGCGCCGGACTCGTCGTCGACGGGACGATCCACCGCGGGACCAGTGGCGGAGCCGGCGAGTTCGGCCACTTCCCGGTCCGGCCGGACGGTCCGCGCTGCTCCTGCGGCAACACCGGCTGCCTGGAGGCCGCGGTCGGGCAGCAGGCGCTGCTCACTGACGCCGTCGCCGCGGGCCTCGTCGGCACGGACGCGAAGCCGGCGGACCTGCAGCACCTGGCCGACACCGGCAGCACAGGTGCACAGCGCGTCTTCGCCGACGCCGGGACGATCTTCGGCCGGGCCGTCGCGGGGCTCATCAACGTGATGGACCCGGAGACGGTCATCGTGCTCGGCGAGGGCACCCGCGGCTGGCAACACTGGCGGCCCGGCTTCGAGCCGAGTCTGCGCTCTCACCTCATGCCCACGCGGCGCGCTGTTCCGGTCGCGGTCGAGGCGTGGGACGACTCCTCCTGGGCCCTGGGTGCGGCCGCCCTCGTGCTGGCCACTCCGTCCGGTGCGACCGGCGCCACCGGTGACCAGGGCGACCTCGTGCGCGCCAGGCTCGACGGTGTACTCGCCCGGGAACTGTCATGA
- a CDS encoding DEAD/DEAH box helicase, translating into MPTDTRTPRSGSARRRARNRRAPQPAAAARETTASSAAIDAAPPAGRPAAAAVEGRSFAELGVPAAVVAALADGGVSTPFPIQAATLPDTLAGRDVLGRGQTGSGKTIAFAVPTVSRLTLSDRPRRPGRPRALVLVPTRELANQVAAALAPLAAAMNLRTTTVFGGVGQVPQTRALRAGVDVLIACPGRLEDLIAQGHCDLGSVEVTVLDEADHMADLGFLPAVKRLLDTTPRDTQRLLFSATLDNGVDTLVRRYLTNPVMHSTAPAVAPVSTMTHHVLAVPAGDKGQVVRELAAGQTRTLLFARTKHGAKKLAKSLTAAGIPAVDLHGNLSQGARERNLAAFSAGTARVLVATDIAARGIHVDDVALVVHVDPPAEHKAYLHRSGRTARAGADGAVVTVMTPDQAGDVRTLCRQAGITPVISRVSAGDPAIEALTGPKAPFVEPVAHTPAPQLSRGERTGNRNGNGRRRRSGGGSTRGSGGNARSGGNPRSGGTARSGGSEAAAAGRAAQRRGRGTTTAASGRSTTAGAFSASFSGRRR; encoded by the coding sequence GTGCCCACTGATACCCGCACGCCGCGGAGCGGTTCCGCCCGCCGTCGTGCCCGTAATCGTCGCGCCCCGCAGCCCGCTGCGGCGGCCCGCGAGACCACCGCTAGCTCCGCCGCCATCGACGCGGCACCGCCGGCCGGCCGGCCGGCGGCCGCCGCAGTCGAAGGTCGCTCGTTCGCCGAGCTCGGCGTGCCGGCAGCCGTCGTCGCCGCCCTCGCGGACGGCGGCGTCAGCACTCCGTTCCCGATCCAGGCCGCCACGCTCCCGGACACCCTCGCCGGCCGCGACGTACTCGGGCGCGGCCAGACCGGCTCCGGCAAGACCATCGCGTTCGCCGTCCCGACCGTGAGCCGCCTGACGCTGTCCGACCGGCCCCGGCGACCCGGCCGCCCCCGCGCGCTCGTGCTCGTGCCCACGCGCGAGCTGGCCAACCAGGTGGCGGCCGCCCTCGCGCCGCTCGCGGCCGCGATGAACCTGCGCACCACCACCGTCTTCGGCGGCGTCGGCCAGGTACCGCAGACCCGCGCGCTCCGCGCCGGCGTCGACGTCCTGATCGCCTGCCCGGGCCGGCTCGAGGACCTCATCGCGCAGGGCCACTGTGACCTGGGCTCGGTCGAGGTCACAGTGCTCGACGAGGCCGACCACATGGCCGACCTCGGCTTCCTGCCGGCGGTCAAGCGACTGCTCGACACCACACCGCGCGACACACAGCGGCTGCTGTTCTCGGCCACCCTGGACAACGGCGTGGACACACTGGTGCGGCGGTACCTGACCAACCCGGTCATGCACTCGACGGCGCCCGCGGTCGCGCCGGTCTCCACCATGACCCATCACGTCCTGGCCGTCCCTGCCGGCGACAAGGGCCAGGTGGTGCGCGAACTGGCCGCCGGACAGACCCGCACGCTGCTGTTCGCCCGCACCAAGCACGGCGCGAAGAAGCTCGCGAAGAGCCTCACCGCCGCCGGCATCCCCGCGGTCGACCTGCACGGCAACCTCAGCCAGGGCGCGCGTGAGCGCAACCTCGCCGCCTTCTCGGCCGGCACCGCCCGTGTCCTGGTAGCCACCGACATCGCGGCGCGCGGCATCCACGTCGACGACGTCGCCCTCGTGGTGCACGTCGACCCGCCCGCCGAGCACAAGGCGTACCTGCACCGCTCGGGCCGCACCGCCCGGGCCGGCGCGGACGGTGCCGTCGTCACCGTCATGACGCCGGACCAGGCTGGTGACGTGCGAACGCTCTGCCGGCAGGCCGGTATCACGCCGGTAATCTCGCGCGTGTCGGCGGGCGACCCCGCCATCGAGGCGCTCACCGGGCCGAAGGCGCCGTTCGTGGAGCCCGTAGCCCACACACCTGCGCCCCAGCTGTCCCGCGGCGAGCGGACCGGCAACAGGAACGGCAACGGCCGCCGTCGCCGTTCGGGTGGCGGTTCGACGCGCGGCTCGGGCGGCAATGCACGCTCGGGCGGCAACCCGCGCTCGGGCGGCACCGCACGCTCGGGCGGCAGCGAAGCGGCTGCCGCCGGCCGCGCCGCACAGCGCCGGGGCCGGGGCACCACCACCGCCGCGTCCGGCCGCTCGACCACCGCGGGCGCTTTCTCCGCGTCATTCTCCGGCCGCCGCCGGTAA
- a CDS encoding fatty acid desaturase family protein produces MTQTTLTSADGPILAGASPRERHVSAYAELSRIIQSAGLLKRRYGFYWSLMIGSVAAFVGIWVGFALLGDSWYQLFLAAGLAVVLAQFGFLGHESAHRQIFASHRWNEWTGRVLSGLFTGLSYGWWMRKHTRHHLNPNKEGADPDIAPGVLAFSPAALERRRGLTAWLANRQGYFFFPLLLLEGLHLHVVSIQTIMRRERLKHRWVEALFVGVRLSGYLTALFVVLPPGKALAFLGVQLGLFGLLLGGSFAPNHKGMPIVPASMKIDFLRRQVLMSRNIHGGVLTDLAMGGLNYQVEHHLFPSMPRPNLRRAQPIVREFCAKHKITYTETSLFDSYRVVVRYLNDVGLQARDPFKCPLTAQYRA; encoded by the coding sequence ATGACACAGACGACGCTGACCTCCGCCGACGGGCCGATTCTGGCGGGCGCCTCGCCGCGCGAGCGGCACGTGAGCGCCTATGCCGAGTTATCGCGCATCATCCAGTCGGCCGGACTGTTGAAGCGCCGGTACGGCTTTTACTGGTCTTTGATGATCGGTTCTGTGGCGGCGTTCGTCGGCATCTGGGTGGGCTTCGCCCTGCTGGGTGACTCCTGGTACCAGCTCTTCCTCGCCGCGGGTCTCGCGGTCGTGTTGGCCCAGTTCGGGTTCCTCGGGCACGAGAGCGCGCACCGGCAGATCTTCGCCTCGCACCGCTGGAACGAATGGACCGGCCGGGTCCTGTCCGGCCTCTTCACCGGGCTGAGCTACGGCTGGTGGATGCGCAAGCACACCCGCCACCACCTCAACCCCAACAAGGAAGGCGCCGACCCGGACATCGCGCCCGGCGTGCTGGCGTTCTCGCCTGCGGCGCTTGAGCGCCGCCGCGGACTCACCGCCTGGCTGGCCAACCGGCAGGGGTACTTCTTCTTCCCGCTGCTCCTGCTCGAGGGCCTGCACCTGCACGTGGTGAGCATCCAGACCATCATGCGCCGCGAGCGGCTCAAGCACCGTTGGGTCGAGGCGCTGTTCGTCGGCGTCCGCCTCAGTGGCTACCTGACCGCGCTGTTCGTCGTCCTACCGCCGGGGAAGGCGCTGGCGTTCCTCGGCGTCCAGCTGGGGCTCTTCGGCCTGCTGCTGGGCGGTTCGTTCGCGCCCAACCACAAGGGCATGCCGATCGTCCCGGCCTCCATGAAGATCGACTTCCTGCGCCGCCAGGTGCTGATGTCGCGCAACATCCACGGCGGCGTGCTCACCGACCTCGCCATGGGCGGGCTGAACTACCAGGTCGAACACCACCTGTTCCCGAGCATGCCGCGGCCGAACCTGCGGCGGGCGCAGCCGATCGTGCGAGAGTTCTGCGCCAAACACAAGATCACCTACACCGAGACCAGCCTGTTCGACTCCTACCGGGTGGTCGTCCGCTATCTGAACGACGTGGGATTGCAGGCCCGCGACCCGTTCAAGTGCCCGCTCACCGCGCAGTACCGGGCGTGA